The following are encoded together in the Pungitius pungitius chromosome 7, fPunPun2.1, whole genome shotgun sequence genome:
- the ptger3 gene encoding prostaglandin E2 receptor EP3 subtype codes for MTSTEGCDYLDNLQITLGEMLDYNLSKPLREGNITKNSSCGSVSVGFPITMMITGMVGNSLALMLVYISYKKKENKRKKSFLLCIGSLALTDLFGQLLTSPIVISVYRADLNWERIDSSGKLCAFFGVCMTTFGLCSLFLASTMAIERALAITNPHWYSNHMKTSVTKQTLAVTWCLVLLFALLPTAGVGEYTRQWPGTWCFISTGDRKVPGNMYFAVIFAGLGIFSLLVTLFCNVVTIRGLIVRCKTKSGASQSSKQWERLTTETVIQLLGIMCVLLVCWSPLLVLMLRMVSNQVSSHDCSLTALPSNRTSGPDVQLDCDFFLTAIRLASLNQILDPWVYLLLREILLRKFCIVANAVSNCSIEEEKGTQTVLGVLNEQKQGDINPQKTG; via the exons ATGACGTCTACGGAAGGCTGTGATTATCTGGATAATTTGCAAATCACACTTGGAGAGATGTTGGACTATAACCTCTCCAAGCCATTGCGCGAAGGAAATATCACCAAGAATTCCAGCTGTGGATCTGTATCAGTTGGTTTTCCCATAACCATGATGATCACTGGCATGGTGGGCAACTCATTAGCTCTTATGCTGGTGTATATATCTtacaaaaagaaggaaaacaaaaggaaaaagtctTTCTTGCTCTGCATTGGATCTTTGGCGTTAACCGACCTGTTTGGACAGCTTTTGACGAGTCCAATAGTGATATCAGTCTACCGGGCGGATCTGAACTGGGAGCGCATCGACTCATCGGGGAAATTGTGCGCTTTTTTCGGTGTGTGCATGACCACTTTCGGCCTGTGCTCTCTGTTCTTGGCCAGCACCATGGCAATTGAAAGGGCTCTGGCGATAACAAACCCCCACTGGTACTCCAATCACATGAAGACAAGTGTGACAAAGCAGACTTTGGCAGTCACCTGGTGTCTGGTGTTGCTCTTTGCGCTGCTGCCCACCGCAGGGGTCGGTGAATACACCCGCCAGTGGCCGGGCACCTGGTGCTTCATCAGCACGGGCGACAGGAAAGTCCCGGGCAATATGTATTTCGCCGTCATTTTCGCCGGGCTcgggattttctccctccttGTCACGCTGTTCTGCAATGTAGTGACCATCCGGGGCCTGATCGTCCGGTGCAAAACAAAGTCCGGCGCGTCTCAGTCGTCAAAGCAGTGGGAGCGGCTGACCACGGAGACCGTCATTCAGCTGCTGGGCATCATGTGCGTCCTGCTTGTGTGCTGGTCTCCCCTGCTG GTGCTCATGCTGAGGATGGTTTCCAACCAGGTATCCTCACACGACTGCAGTTTAACCGCATTGCCCTCCAATCGCACCTCAGGCCCGGATGTCCAGTTGGACTGCGACTTTTTTCTCACAGCGATCCGCTTGGCCTCCCTCAACCAGATCCTTGACCCGTGGGTTTATCTGCTCCTCAGGGAGATCCTCCTCCGCAAGTTCTGCATCGTGGCTAATGCAGTGTCCAACTGCTCCATCGAGGAAGAGAAAGGGACCCAGACCGTCCTGGGTGTCCTTAATGAGCAGAAGCAAGGCGACATCAACCCTCAGAAAACAGGTTAA